A segment of the Eleutherodactylus coqui strain aEleCoq1 chromosome 6, aEleCoq1.hap1, whole genome shotgun sequence genome:
CAGATCAGCGAGGACCTCGCGAGTCACGCCGTATccaatctctcataaacccccAATGTCCCAGATATAAACCCCCCTGTACGCATTTAACTACATCCATGACTGCTCGCTGGATCGCACTGCAGACAGGAGAACGTCTGTAATGGGATCCGTCTGATATGTCTCTGGGGATGGAAGGATGCGTCCTGTCTGTACAGATAAGCAAGCAGCGTCTCCCGCCGTCCCCGAGATCCGCACTATGGGGCCAAATTTGATTTGCATTTCTATATTTCCTGGTGCGCTGCGTCCGATGCGTGCGAGGGATGAGATATGTATACGGTGGAGGGAGGGTGGATGTTCTTCTGGGGGTACCGAGCTCAGTACTTGTGGGGGTGAGGAGTCTAACATGGCGTTCAATGAGAGGAAACTGACATCCAACATTATCCTGTACCCACCAATGGTAATCTTTATCTGGCGCCAATGTATTCTGCAGCGCCGCACAAATGAGAGGGACATGTGCCGACAGAAGCAAACATTACACAGAGTGTTGGGCCGCTTTCATATGGCTGAAAAAATCATGCAAGTTGCACAGACCTCGCACGAATATGTAAaaatgtggcatgtcctatctttgggcgttccctcaaaACACCTTGCCCATTTCAATGGGGTCAGGAAAAGCATGGTGTACAATGTgcagtgggaaacacttgccaatcctctggTGTGGCTGACAGCCAAACcgcaggatcgctacttccctgaagtgatgaggGGCATTTTTGACAGAGCCTCACATCGGCGAGGAAAATCACACGTGCACCATATTGGGtcgagtttcacagcccaatgtCGCGCTCGCCCATGTTTAGTGGCCTTACAATaataataggggtgagggtcatgCTCACAAgaatttacaatctatgaggaaataagagGGACACAAAAGATTACTGGTAGTGGACATGATAGTAGCTTCGGCAGTGGTTGGTTACTGCTGGTTGGATATGATAGTAGCTCTGGCAGTATGGTAGGGTATTACTATTAGTGGATGTGATAGTGCCTCTGGCAGTATGGTTGGTTGCGGCTGGTTTGATATGATAGTGGCTCCGGGAGTATGGTGGATTATTACTGGCAGTGGATATgatagtggctccagcagtatGGTGGGTTATTACTGGTAGTGGATATGATAGTAGCTCTGTCAGTATGGTGGATTATTACTGGCAGTGGATATGATACTGGCTCCGGGAGTATGGTGGATTATTACTGGCAGTGGATACgatagtggctccagcagtatGGTGGGTTATTACTGGCAGTGGATATGATAGTGGCTCCGGGAGTATGGTGGATTATTACTGGCAGTGGATATGATAGTGGCTCCGGCAGTATGGTGGATTATTACTGGCAGTGGATACgatagtggctccagcagtatGGTGCGTTATTACTGGCAGTGGATATGATAGTGGCTCCGGGAGTATGGTGGATTATTACTGGCAGTGGATATGATAGTGGCTCCGGGAGTATGGTGGATTATTACTGGCAGTGGATACgatagtggctccagcagtatGGTGCGTTATTACTGGCAGTGGATATGATAGTGGCTCCGGGAGTATGGTGGATTATTACTGGCAGTGGATATGATAGTGGCTCCGGGAGTATGGTGGGTTATTACTGGCAGTGGATATGATAGTGGCTCCGGCAGTGGTGGGTTATTACTGGCAGTGGATATGATAGTAGCTCTGGCAGTATGGTGGATTATTACTGGCAGTGGATATgatagtggctccagcagtatGGTGGGTTATTACTGGCAGTGGATATgatagtggctccagcagtatGGTGGGTTATTACTGGCAGTGGATATGATAGTGGCTCCGGGAGTATGGTGGATTATTACTGGCAGTGGATATgatagtggctccagcagtatGGTGGGTTATTACTGTCAGTTGATATGATAGTGGCTCCGGCAGTGGTGGGTTATTACTGGTAGTGGACATGATAGTAGCTTCGGCAGTGGTTGGTTACTGCTGGTTGGATATGATAGTAGCTCTGGCAGTATGGTAGGGTATTACTATTAGTGAATGTGATAGTGCCTCTGGCAGTATGGTTGGTTGCGGCTGGTTTGATATGATAGTGGCTCCGGGAGTATGGTGGATTATTACTGGCAGTGGATAAgatagtggctccagcagtatGGTGGATTATTACTGGCAGTGGATATGATAGTGGCTCCGAGAGTATGGTGGATTATTACTGGCAGTAGATATGATAGTGGCTCCGGGAGTATGGTGGATTATTACTGGCAGTGGATATgatagtggctccagcagtatGGTGGGTTATTACTGGCAGTGGATATGATAGTGGCTCCGGGAGTATGGTGGATTATTACTGGCAGTGGATACGATAGTGTCTCCAGCAGTATGGTGGGTTATTACTGTCAGTTGATATGATAGTGGCTCCGGCAGTGGTGGGTTATTACTGGTAGTGGACATGATAGTAGCTTCGGCAGTGGTTGGTTACTGCTGGTTGGATATGATAGTAGCTCTGGCAGTATGGTAGGGTATTACTATTAGTGGATGTGATGGTGCCTCTGGCAGTATGGTTGGTTGCGGCTGGTTTGATATGATAGTGGCTCTGGGAGTATGGTGGATTATTACTAGCAGTGGATAAgatagtggctccagcagtatGGTGGATTATTACTGGCAGTGGATATGATAGTGGCTCCGGGAGTATGGTGGATTATTACTGGCAGTGGATATGATAGTGGCTCCGGGAGTATGGTGGATTATTACTGGCAGTGGATATgatagtggctccagcagtatGGTGGGTTATTACTGGCAGTGGATATGATAGTGGCTCCGGGAGTATGGTGGATTATTACTGGCAGTGGATACgatagtggctccagcagtatGGTGGGTTATTACTGGCAGTGGATATGATAGTGGCTCCGGCAGTGGTGGGTTATTACTGGCAGTGGATATGATAGTAGCTCTGGCAGTATGGTGGATTATTACTGGCAGTGGATATgatagtggctccagcagtatGATGGGTTATTACTGTCAGTTGATATGATAGTGGCTCCGGCAGTGGTGGGTTATTACTGGCAGTGGATATGATATTATTTTATTAGGAAGTTGCTATTTCACTTACATAaaacacttcattttttttattgatcgTAACATTTGAATGGTTTTCGCTTTATTCTGTCTCAGGAGCCGCGTCATCATAGTGGACACATCTTCACCACTAATGGTTATAATACTCCAATAACGTTTCCTATTTTTGCGCCTTTCACAGTTCTTGGGAAGCCACTTTTAAAGGATGAAGTTCACGGAGCGTCCTGTGAGGCCGGTGGCTCTTCCCTCACTTGGTACCTGAATGGTGTAAAACAGGAGGTGGGGCTTGGTAGGGAGCCCCCATTTATGCTTCCTGTGGCCCCTGGGAGTACAAGCAGTTTGTCCCTTTCAGAGATGGGTGGAGAAAACTGTAATGATACGAGAGGCAAAGATGAAGATCTGCTGAGCATTCACTGTGAGTACCAGAGACTGGGCGGGGGTTTCTTAATTGATTCCGGGGATAGTGTCATGTAACTTTGTGAAGGTACATAAAATGCAAACATAGAAGCCTTAAGCCAAACCATTGGATCCTTTCTGCACACCAATACTTATTAAAAAGCAAGCCAGAATTTTACGGTAGTTAGTGTTGACTTTAGCCTCTTGAGGACGTGTCCATTTTTCATGTTTTCATTGTCTCTTCCtccctgccttccaagagccataacttttttatttttcgagcACAAGTAACAAGTTGACCTTTCTCACCTTCCAGTCCCTCCAGACTCTCCAGTCAGTACACCTCATCTCTCTGGATTATCCCTACTACTTCTACTAGTCATCCAAAGTCAGCCTCCATCCGGCTTCACCCTTCGAGACCAAGATGGACGATTCTTCACCAATTCTTCTCGTTTTCTTCTGTTGGACACCCGCAGCATAGATGGCAATGGTAGTCTGAGGGTAAAAGTCAGCACCAAGCAAAGTGGAGTCAGCCAGACGTCAGTTACGTCAACAGGTAAATGAgcgaacgctagtgggtagtgaTACATCCATGTTCTATAATGCTGATTGCTTTGAATGATAAGTTAACTCTTTCTTTACTCTACATCATAGATCTCCTGTCCATCACGGTAGAGCTCCCGCTGTTGCTCCTGATTGTGGCAGGTTCTGCAGTCATTGCTGGGATTTTCATAGTTAATGTTCTAGTCTGTTGCCTTGTGCTGAAGAAGAAAAGACATAAATGTAAGTGACGGAATGTAATGGTCTTTAGAGAAGGAAACAAGGTCTCGGGACTTCTTATCTGGTAGGAATCAGAAGGCTTCTCTTAAGAAACTCACaactcatttttctttttttttagatcaTTTGGCAAACCAACAACTAACACTCAGGTGATGATCCTGCTCATAATGTTAACCACAGGCTGTTTTTTACTGGTTTGATGGATGTTTTTCATGTAACCTTCCTTATTTGATTGGGATTTAATCATGAGCAGGAGATGAGCGCGATTACTAAGAAAGAGGTtctttcatagaatggtaaagttggaaggtatctccagggtcatcaggtcctccagggttATCGGCTCCAatccttgctcagtgcaggatcactaaaacatcccagagagatatttgtccggtttttgtttaaacacttccattgaaggagaactccccacctcccatggcaacctgttccactcattgatccccctcactgtctaatatctaatctgtgtctcctccctttcagtatcatcccatttcttctagtctttccttgtacagatgagaatagggctgatccctctgcagtgtgacagcccttcagatatttgtagacagctattaaaggagatgtcccgcgccgaaacgggtttttttttttttaacccccccccccgttcggcgcgagacaaccccgatgcaggggttaaaaaaaccacccgcacagcgcttacctgaatcccggcggtccggtgacttcaatacttaccgctgaagatggccgccgggatcttctaccttcgtggaccgcagctcttctgtgcggtccactgccgattccagcctcctgattggctggaatcggcacgtgacggggcggagctacacggagcccctctctggcacgagcggctccatagaagaaagctgaagacccggactgcgcaagcgcggctaatttggccatcggaggccaaaaattagtcggcaccatggagacgaggacgccagcaacggagcaggtaagtataaaacttcttataacttctgtatggctcataattaatgcacaatgtacattacaaagtgcattattatggccatacagaagtgtatagacccacttgctgcctcgggacatctcctttaagtctcctctcagccttcttttttgcaagctaaacattcccagatcctttaaccgttcctcataagacatgatttgcagaccactcaccatcttggtaactcttctctgaacttgctccagtttgtctttatcttttttaaagttgggtgcccagaactggacacagtattccagatgaggtctgactaaggaagagtagaggggataatgacctcacgtgatctagactctatgcttcccttaatacatcccagaattgtgtttgcctttttggctgctgcatcacactgttgactcatgttcagtctatgatctattagtatacccaagtcattttcacacgtgctgcttagcccaatttctcccattctgtatgtgcttttttaattcttcttgcccagatgtaggactctgtatttctccttgttaaataccattctgttagtcactgcccactgtgcgaGCTTTTctagatcatagaatcataaaatggtagagttggaagggacctctggggtcatcgggtccaaccccctgctcagtgtaggattcactttatcatcctagacagatatctgtccagcctttgtttcaacacttccattgaaggagaactccccacctccagtggtaacctgttcccctcattgatcccCCTAACTGCCTAATATctaacctgtgtctcctccctttcagtttcatcccattgcttctagtctttccttgtgcagatgagaatagggctgatccctctgcactgtgacggcccttcagatatttgtagagagctattaagtctcctctcagccttcttttttgcaatctaaacattcccagatcctttaaccgttcctcataggacatgatttgcagaccgctcaccatcttggtaactcttctctgaacttgctccagtttgtctatgtcttttttaaagtggggagcccagaactggacacagtattcgagatgaggtctgactaaggaagagtagagggggataatgacctcacgtgatctagactctatgcttctcttaatacatcccagaattgtgtttgcctttttggctgctgcatcacattgttgactcatgttcagtctaatatctattagtatacccaagtcttttttcacatgtgctgctgcctagcccaattcctcccattctgtatgcgctttcttcatttttcttgcccagatgtaggactttgcatttcttcttgttaaataccattctgttagtcgccgcccactgtccaagcttttctagatctttttgaatactgtctctctcttccctagtgttagctatccctcctagctttgtgtcgtcagcacgtttgatcagtttcccatcaattccctctagatcatttataaaaatgttgaccaacactgggcctaggacagagccttgtagtgccccacttaatacattcttccacttggatgtgcagccatttatgaccactctttgagtacgatcactcagccagttgtgaatccacctaacagttgccttgtcaatcccagatttggtcattttttcaataagtatagtatgagatactttgttaaatgctttactaaagtcaagatatactatatccaccgcatttacctgatcaacccagtcggtgattctgtcatagaaggaaattagattagtttggcatgacttgtttgttacaaacccatgctggctctggttaattactccattttcatccaagttcttgcatacatgctgtttaataatttgttcatagaagtatagaagtcaggctcacaggcctgtagtttcctgtatccatcttcttcccttttttgaagatagggacaacatttgcccttttctaatcttctgagACTTCTACTGTTCTCCacgaattttcacagattatggcaagtggttcagcaattacctctgctgcttcctttagtattgtaggatgtaattcatctggaccttaagacttgaattcatttaagttagcaatgtgttcctcaccatctctctgcttatagatggcctgcattcctattcccccaatagcacagggaagatcagttgatgttacatctactttctgagagaaagttCTTCACGTGAATCCACGTCATCCCGATTCAACAGATAAACTCTTTGTCATGTAGAGTGAATATTTTGTTTTGGTACTATCCAAAGCTTGTCCAAACGTGGCCAGTTAGTTCATTTTCGGACACGTGGGCTGAAGTGGTCAAATGAGGCAACCTAAGCGCGTGATAACTCATCATGTTGTAGAGGGATAGAGCTGCCCCCATGCCGTCTCTTACTGGTCTTTCTTGCTGAAGCTCTAGATTTGGTAACCACATCAATCTGCTGGGCAGGCTTCTGTGTCTGTGTAGATAGGAAGAATATCCCATATGGTCGTAACACTGAGCCCCCTTGGCTTTACTTTTCTGGAAAAAGGCTTCATCATATGGTGATCCTGCCACTGGAAATACATTGGCCACAACACCACATTGCTGCATCCAATTTTTTACAGCTTAGCCAATCTTGTACTCTGCACAGCTGTACAGGTTATAGGTGCCAACAAATCTGCACCAGATAACAAATTCTGTAAATGGGGTCCTTCTCTAATTCCCCATTTTTTGCCACTGCTCTCTCTCAATGCAACACTACTCCTTATGCAGCATTTGGGATTGTTCTTCAGTAGCGTTCAGGACCTCTTTATTCTTGGTCTGTCCGTGACTTAAGTTGAGATCTCTGCGGAATCAGCAGGATGGTGTCCGGCCACCTTTTGGTACCGCCACGCCAGACTCATCTGCAtccctaaaggctcatttagacccaacgactCTCACTCAAAaaacgctcaaagccgtcttttgagcgagaatcgttaatCGTTAATCGTTCAATTCTagctttcttgaattgagcgatgaactcttatcagtgctgcagcctgttatcacagtcggcaacGCTCATAAGTTTCttacagctcgtgtcccgctggtagttcaggaCACGAGCTGTAAGCATGGAGAACAATACagttgtttgcttatgcagaacaaaaggctgaaaaatagatataaatccatctagttcagcaatccccccccccccccccaaggttgATTCAGTGAACTTTGCCATTTAAACTCAGCTCAGGTTTTTGAAACAGaaagggggtcatgtgatatatcgatcgtggctagaatttactcagaagCACACTGGGTGTGTCAGTTTTCTCCTATTTTTACTTGTTCAGGAGATAAGCGAGGGTACattttcacaaagtgctttacatgaCATGTTCAATGTATCCACAATTCCGTGAGTTATACATGGTTAAATGTTTAATCCAGTCTTCGTGAACATGCAGAAGAGGTGCAGGTGATATTTCTTCACCGCCCTGTAGGATTTTCTGTTTTAGGCAAAGCATAGTGTGTATTTTTCTGCCTACACAAGTGATTTTAAATGTCTCTAGAGATAAAAGTCCAAAAtacagcgttaaaggggttgtctcgcggcagcaagtggggttatacacttctgtatggccatattaatgcactttgtaatatacatcgtgcattaaatatgagccatacagaagttatatacttaccccctccggtgttggcgttcccgtctccatggatccgtctaattctgatgtcttctggcatttttagacacgcttgcgcagaagggtcttctggcttctgttcggtccggcacaagcggcgttatggctccgccccttctatgcgtcatcgcgtagctccgccccgtcacatgtgccgattccagccaatcaggaggctggaatcggcaatggaacgcacatagcccatggtgcaccatgggagaagacccgcggtgcaccatgggagaaaacagcagtgcatccctgggaaaggaccggcggccatcttgggcagaagattttttaaacttcatatttcgtcggatcggtgagtagcaagcggtttaaaaaccgctttaaattgctattttatgccagggggtgacagggggaatggggtaaggtaaaattttgatgtttgccgtgagacaacccctttaagtcccgtgACCCTGGCAGCCATTCTATCGGACCTCTACAACCATTCCAGTGCCCAGAGGATTGCACACCCAGCCATCTGCGTACAGCGGAGTGCAGAGGCGCGCCGTCCTGTGGAAAGTAATGTTGGAAACTCGCTGACCAAGATGGGAATCTGGTATCCTGTAATGTCTGGAGGGACTTCTTACCGCTAAGGGATCCGTCAATGAAAAAAGGCCCCAGATGTCAGACACAATTTACCAACTGTGCCCTCGTTCAACTCCTAAGCAAGTGAGGATAGGCCAAAACTGACACAGAGTGTTTCTGAGTAAATTTtagccaagactgatatatcacatgacttCCTTCCTATTTGAATAACCTGAGctgagttcaaaatggccaccaaaacAGTATCTTCCATCAAAAATGCAGCTCCCCCCTcacaattaatactttcacatatTGGAAGTCAATGTTCTCAGTATTACATCAGTTAAACGggcgtgtccagacttttgcctcatttTGAATATTTGCCATTAGGTAGTGATGTGACATTATAGCAACACTAATCTTTATGTTAGAACTTTTCGTTACACATGAGGATCCAAGGAGGAATTCATCAATCTAAAAATGGCATTAGAGAGTCACAAATTTTGATGCCAGCATATTTTACACAAAAAACATTGcatgttatttatttttacactgctCGGGACAGTTTATAGGAAgaatgcaggggaagggggggggggggggggtgaccataCTGGACCATTTAACTGTAATTTATGGCAGAGCTGATGTGGATTTCTCGTTTAGTGTATGGATGTCCTGAGATGctcctcttaaccccttgagtggcgggtttcctaccaccctgtcgtgcccaccagggcaggttttttaaaatggtctaatcattgaatttcaactaattttgcagttgcgtctcaagagccataactttttcatttttccattgacatggccatataagggcttgctttttgcgtgacaagttgtgattttttaaacaggggggaggaaaaaaagaaatggggaaaaaagaaaaaaaggagccatgtcattaaggggttaaataacgtattaacttccttctctgggtcattacgaggcacggataccacatgtgtgattgtatttttgattttttacaagtaaagggagacaagtgtttttattatttttttaataattttttaccttttttctttttttttatttttattttttgtccctttaggggacttccacagggacccatcaggacccctgatcacattccgggggtctgatggtgacagccctttacatgctgcagtgacagccctttacatgctgcagtcacctagactgcagcatgtaaagggttaacacagcagagatcggaggttttctctgatctctgctgtaagagcaggtacctagctgtcctctgacagctaacaaccagctctccctgccacagagaccatcggcttgcttctgacaagccgatggtctctatggcaacctgtaaacaaagcaggaggttgccgacatatcggcaatat
Coding sequences within it:
- the TMEM25 gene encoding transmembrane protein 25 — translated: MLLSISLLLTQPLSQRVLGKPLLKDEVHGASCEAGGSSLTWYLNGVKQEVGLGREPPFMLPVAPGSTSSLSLSEMGGENCNDTRGKDEDLLSIHFPPDSPVSTPHLSGLSLLLLLVIQSQPPSGFTLRDQDGRFFTNSSRFLLLDTRSIDGNGSLRVKVSTKQSGVSQTSVTSTDLLSITVELPLLLLIVAGSAVIAGIFIVNVLVCCLVLKKKRHKYHLANQQLTLSTSNNMKLNNSCLPRENMSLPSNLQLNDLRPQIKGSGNSACATQEDVSAPSGTTTDSWFERFPLVGYIYKASSVSSEEIWL